Genomic DNA from Lagenorhynchus albirostris chromosome 9, mLagAlb1.1, whole genome shotgun sequence:
GGTTGGTAACTGTACCCAGAATGTCCATGCCATCATGCAGGGGAAGGTaccaggcaggagggaggaatGACAAGAAGGCCCATGTAGGTCTGGGagatgatgaaaagaaaattctttaaaaaattttttttattgaggtaacattgattttataacattatataagctTCTTGTGCACAACATTATACTTCTACTTTTGTATCCACTACAGCAGCTTACCACCAAGAGTTTACTTTCCACGCATCACCATATTGACCGCCTttacccatccccaccccctctggtaaccattactctgttctctgtatctacatgtttgttATAGTTTGgtttggttcatttattttgtcattttgtttgttttttatattccatgtatgagtgaaatcatatggtatttgtctttcttcacctgatatttcacttagcataatatcctcaaggttcatccatgtttttgcaaatggcaagattccatccttttttatggctgagtaatattccatcccacacacatatatacacatcacacatgccacatctttatccatttttccattGATGgccacttaagttgcttccatatcttggctactataaataatgctgcaatgaacattggggtgcatatatcttttataattagtgttttttttcttctgataaatacccaggagtggaattgctcagtcatatggtagttctagtgttagttttttgtttgtttttttgcggtacatgggcctctcactgttgtggcctgtcctgctgcggagcacaggctccggacgcgcaggctcagcggccatggctcacgggcccagccgctccgcggcatgtgggaccttcccggaccggggcacgaacccgtgtcccctgcatcggcaggcggactctcaaccactgcgccaccagggaagctccctagtgttagttttttgaggatctccatactgttttccacagtgggtgcaccaatttacattatcCATGTGCAccatggtttccttttctccacatccttgccaacacttgttatttcttgcctttttgataacagccattctgacagatacaatatgatatctcattgtggttttgatttgcatttccctgataattagtgacgttgaacatcttttcacgtctgttggccatctgtatgtcttctttggaagaatgtatgttcagttcctctgcccattttttaatcaggttattgggttttttttattgttctttatatattttgagcatTAAtgccttattggatatatgatttgcaaatatcttctcctatttggtagcttgtgttttcattttgttgttttctttgctgtgcaaaaggtttttagtttgatgtggtcccatttgtttatttttgcttttgtatccCTTGCTGAGGAGGCAtatctagaaagatattgctaagactgatgtcaaaggcgtactgcctgtgttttcttttagagttttatggtttcatgggTTACATTCAATCTTTAATCCCTTTGgggttgatttttgtatatggcatatGATAGTCAtctagtttcaatttttttttttgcatgtggctgtgcagttttcccaacaccatttattgaagactatcctttctccattgtatgctgtttgctcctttgtcataaattaattgtctatatatgtgtgggtttatttctggactttcaattctgttccattgagctatatctgtttttctgccaatatcatgctgttttgagTTCTAAAGCTTtataatgtagtttgaaatcagggagtgtgatatctccagctttgttctttttttctcaggattgctttggttattcagggtcttttgtggttgtatatgaattttagaattttttgttctatttctgtgaaaaataaaaatgccctTGGGatgttgatagggattgcattgaatctgtggttgctttaggtaatatggacattttaagtGTTAATTCTTTcagtccatgagcacagaatgtCTTTCcgtttctttgtgtcttcttcagtttctttgaacaatgtcttatagttttctgtgtacaggtctttcacctccttggaaaaatttattcttaggttattttattctttttgttgcagttgtaaatgggattgttttcttaatttctctttctgctagcttgttgttaatttttagaaatagaacagatttctgtatgttgattttgtacccttcaactttactgaattcatttattatatctaatagttttttggtggagtctttaggattttctgtatataaaatcatgtcatataCAAATAGTGAtaatttcacttcttcctttccaatttggatgtttttatttattttattaattttttttcttttttcttttttcttttttttttttttgcggtacgcaggcctcttactgtcgtggcttctcccgttaaggagcacaggctccggacacgcaggctcagcggccatggctcacgggcccagccactccgtggcatgtgggatcttcccagaccagggcacgaacccgtgtcccctgcattggcaggtggactctcaaccactgtgccaccagggaagcccctaattttttttttttttaatttattttttggctgtgttgggtcttcgttgctgcacacgggctttctctagttgcggcaagtgggggctactttgtggtgctcgggcttctcatcgcagtggcttctcctgttgcagagcacaggccctagagcacgtgggctccagcacttgcggcgcgtgggctctgtagttgtgactcgtgggctctagagtgcaggcttggtagttgtggtgcatgggcttagatgctccatggtatgtggatcttcccagaccagggatcaaacctgtttcccctgcattggcaggcggattcttaaccactgggccaccagggaagtccccggatgttttaattttcttttcatggctaattgctctggctaggacttcctgtgttgaataggagtggtgagagtgggcatccttaccTTGTTCCCAATTGTAAAAgaaagcttttagtttttcactgtagagcagtggtccccaacctttttggcaccagggactggtttcatggaagacagtttttcctcagactgggggtggggggatggtttagGCAGTAATGTGAGTGGCAGTCAGGCGGTAACGTGAGCGATAGGGAGTGGAAGATGAAGCTTCGGTCGCTTGCCTGCCATTTACCTCATGCTATgtagcctggttcctaacagtcCTACCGGTCCGTGGCCCGGAGGTTGGGGACCCTTGCTGtagagtgtgatgttagctgtgggtttgtcatttgtggcctttattatgttgagcttccttctatacccatttttttgagagttttgtcataaataggtgttgaaccTTGTGAAATGTTCTTTCTGCATCtgagatgctcatatggtttttatccttcattttgttaatgtggtgtatcatgttcattgatttgtggatgttgaataagtcccacttgttcatggtgtatgatctttttaatgtattgttgtattcagtttgctaatattttgttgagaatttttgcatctgtgttcatcagagataatttttttgtgtgttatctttgtctggttttggtatcagggtaatgttggctttgaaaaatgagttaggaagtgttctgtcctcttaaattttgggggatagtttgagaaggacaggtatcaaatctttgaatgtttggtaggatTTACCAGTGAAGCtgactggtcctggacttttgtttggggggagcttttgattactgtttcagtctccttactagtgatctatttagattttctttcttcatgattcagtcttagaaagttgtatgattctatgaatttgtccatttcttctgggttgtccagtCTGTTGTTGTGTAGCTCTCTCTTacaatcctttttttaaaagtacattcttAGAGGAAGGTCTTGAAAGTTCTAGGGGCTTTGTTCTGGGACTAAGAAGGAAAGTGCACTCTGAGAATTCTCTTTCTCCTGGGTTCCTTCCAGTGAAGGTCAGACTCAGAAAGCAGTCACCCTGCTGTATCTAAGAGACTTTGTTTTGGAACATGACATTTGACATCTTCTGTGGTTCGTAACTGTAGCCGCCATAAAGGGAAAGTCTGATGTCAAGTGCGGGTTCTCTGCTCTTTTAGTGTCGCGTTGTCtctgattttacttttcttttttccctcaggCTGCTTGATAGGGGCTGTGAATCTCAAATCCAGCAACCGAAACCCAGTGGTACAGGAATTTGAAAGTAAGTCCAAGGAAGGGTTTAGGCAAAGGGGCACCACTTGGTGATCTGGCAGCCGATGCAGGATAGACACACACGGATGTGTCCTGCCCTAGAGGCTTGGGGGTGGCCGGCTCCCCAGCAGCCATCTGACGTGCACGTGTGAGCGAAGCACTGCTTCAGCAGCCCGCGGGCAACTCTGCAGGCTTTCTGTTGGCTGAAACCTGATTCCTGGCCTGGCTTTGCATTTACACAACCAAGAACGTTCTTATATACAAGCAGAGTATTAGGGGGAACGTGTGCTCTCTTTAATAGAAGTCTTTGCTAATCATCTATATTGTTTTTCTAGCTAAAACTAAAGTCTCTTGGAGCCTGGAGCTAGCTAGATTTTTAATCTACACgacagacctaaatatacatgTAGCTTGCAGGGTCTGGGTATACAAGTGAACCTAAAATTGTTCCACATTCACTGAcagttctctttcttcccttgctCATTAGGTGTGGAACTATCTTGTATCATTACGGACTCACAGACAAATGACCCCAGGATTGAGTGGAAGAAAATCCAAGATGAACAAACCACATATGTGTTTTTTGACAACAAAATTCAGGGTATGATCCTGTGGTCCTCTCATTTGTACAGAAGGCCCAGGCATGCACTAGTGGCCAAGACTTTGCTCTAACTGGACCTGCATCTGTAGCCAGGATTGGTGTTCTGTCTTGTTTTACATATGGAAAAGTCAACATGCAAAAGTAGTGAGAATAGTGTATGGAACCTCCCTGCACCTGTGACCCTACTTCAGTAAATATCACGTAATCAGTTAGGATTTTAGTCCACACGCAGCCGTAGCTTTGAGGTATCTGAGTGAACATTCTCTGAGGCTATCTCCCTATCGTGACCCACGACTTTATAAGTGACTTCATTAGTAGGACAGTATGGAACAGCAGGGGGACAGGAGCGCCCACTGTACACACCTGGGTGCTGAGCGCACCATGCGGGAAGGCAGGGTACGGGCTGCAGGGAGGCGCTGGGCCATGAGCACATGGGGCAGAAAGACGTGGAAGCGCAGGGAGCTTCTCGGAGGGACCGCTGGCTCTCGGCCCAGCAGGGGAGGGCGGACACGAGGTGGATGGCGCTTGGAAGGCCTCAGGAGTGGCGTGATGTGGTCCCACTGATGCTTTAGAGACGGGGGTGGTTGCTTTGCAGACGGGGCAGGTGGTGGGCATAGCTGAGAGCAGGGCCCAGTTCAGGATTCTTCTGCAGAGGCCAGGAGGGGGTCAGGGTAGTGTGGATGGGGCGGGGGGGGTTGTGATGGCAGGAGGGGGCCACCCCGGGGGACAGGCGGATGGAAGAGTCAGCACAGCTGCAGAGGCAGGCAGCCCCGATCCCTCTGAGAATGTGACAGTGGGGGTTTCAGGGAAGGGGTGGAGGCTTTGCGCATCAACCTGAAATTACAGCCTTTCTGCCTCAGGTCCTCCACATCATCAGGGGTCATGGGCTCTTAAAAACAGTTCTGTTTGCCCACCAGTATCCTCCCACCTCTGGTTTACGAAGAGATGGCAGTGCTATTCTCAGGAAACAAATCGGTTTTCTCTAGCAGCTTCATCAGGCTGTTCTTGATAAGCCCTGACCGAGCGGGAATGTTCTTAAGcaactttctgtttcttccccccCCAGAAATTGCCACACAAAATAGAGGCCTGGAGGGAGGCCTTGCCTAGGGCAGGGCTGTGCCACCAGCGCCTGGTGGGTTTGCGTTTACTTGTTTCCCACACGGTGGACGCTCTGACCCCTGCTGGTGCCTGGATGACGAACCTTCCCGCTAGAAAACGCCGTCAGAAACGTTCGTTCTCTTAGCAAAAGCATTTTGCCGTTTCCATCACGTGTGGTAAATCCTTCCTAGACTTGTCACCAATTAGCAGGTTTAGTAAATTCGTTTCTAATTtttgtgtcattttcttttctaactcTTTCCCTATTTGTCAGTGCCCGGGTTCTTTGTGCTTCTTTGAAAGAGTTACTGTGTCctttatgctttaaaaatgttttaaattcacatAGCATGAAACTCACTGTTTTGAAGCGTGTAGTTGGTGGTTAGTACATTCAGCAAAGACGTGTGGCCGTCACTGGCAGATTCCAGCACATCCCCGCCCCCAAAAGAAACCGTGTCCCTTCTTCCCCAGCCTGGCAGCCACTAATTCACCTTGTGGGTTTGCCTGTCCTGGATgcttcctataaatggaatcatacaatatttggtcctggcttctttcacttagtgcatcgttttcaaggttcatccatgttgtagcaagtgtCTGTACTTTgttctttctaaaaatatatatatatatttatttggccttgtcgggtcttagttgcagcacgtgggatattcattgcggcatgtgggatctttagttgtggtgcacgggctttagagagcacaggcttagttgctccacggcatgtgggatcttagttccctgaccagagattgaacccatgtcccctgcactggaaggcggattcttaaccactggaccaccaggaaagtccctgttcTTCTTTATAtcgatgaataatattccattatagatATGCCGCATTTCATCAACTGCtgtacatttgggttgtttccattttgggcTATTATCAATAATGTTCATAAACGTTGTACAGGTTTTGGTACAAACGTAATTTTTCACTTCTTGGGGATAATTAGCAGGAGCACAATTGTGGGGTCATGTGGTATCACAtgttcagttttttgagaaacggCCAagctcttttccacagtggctggacGATTTTACATTCCCTTGGCTGTGTGTTTCCCCGCATCCTCAGGAACGCTTGAGATTATCCATTGTTTTGAGTCCAGTCATCCTAgggggtgtgaagtggtatctcgttgtggttctgacttgcatttccctgacagctaatgatgttgagaatcttttcacgtgcttattggctatttgtctatctttttggagaaatgtctattcaaatcctttgtccatttttaattaggttgtttatttgttgaATTGCGAATTTTCATACGTTCTGTATgctagtcctttgtcagatatatgattttctcCCAGTCAGCAGATTGTCTTCTTACTTGCttctgtcctttgaagcacaaaagttcttaatttatTATGAAAGACTCGTGAAGGCTGATACAACTTTGTGTGTGTgggcttgtgcttttggtgaccTAAGAGATCACtgtctaatccaaggtcatggTTATTCACGTCTCTGTTTTTTCCTAAGGGTTTCAGTTTCAGCTTGTGCAGCAAGGTTTgtgttgtgtgtggtgtgaggtaggggtccacgTCATTCTCTTGCATGTGGGTACCCAGgtgtcccagtaccatttgtgGAATGCTGTTTGTCTTTTAATGTTGTTtgacttgttttctcttttaatgggGAACCCTTTCTGGGAATGATGAAAAGGAAAGGAGGCCCTTGCCTTAACAACAGAGACACATGGCCAAGTCCTCTTACAGCCCAGGCACTCCCTTGGTGCTCGGCATTCTCACAGGAACGGAGACGAGCCAGTTGCAGTTTTCCTGCCGAGGCACCAGAGATGGCCCCAGAACCTCCTCCTTCAAGCAGCAGAGCTGTCTGTAAAGAGCCCCTCAGTGCCCTGTCTTCTGTACAGGAGACCTGGCCGGCCGTGCAGAACTGCTGGGGAAAACCTCTCTGAAGATCTGGAACGTGACCCGGACGGACTCAGCCCTTTACCGCTGTGAGGTGGTTGCTCGGCACGACCGCAAGGAGATTGATGAGATTGTCATCGAGTTAACTGTGCAAGGTGCGGGTGCACGTGGGGTGGTGGCCCCTGCCCTCGGCTCACGCGCCTGCCTGTGGGGAGAAGaccagcttccttccttcctttgcttctACGGTCACGTCCCCGAGGGTGTGGCGCTTggcggggcagggtggggcaggggaagctCAGGCTGCCTGCGTTGGGTTGGAgatgaggagagaaggggagctTCTGCCTCTTCTGTCCACCTGCTAGAGGGGGTGGAGGCACTGGGAACGCTGGGGGGTCACCTACGGGGGCAACCACAGGCAGCGCGGGCCACAGGGGAGCGGGCCTGCCCGCGACGCAGCGTCTGGAACCCGGCTGGCTGACTCGTTTTTGGAGCAGGTTCATTGTGGGCTGTGGTAAGAACAGGGCCCTGTTGCTGACCGTAACCCCTGCCGTGCTTCTCCTGCAGTGAAGCCGGTGCCCCCAGTGTGCAGGGTGCCAAGGGCTGTGCCTGTGGGCAAGGCGGCCACGCTGACCTGCCAGGAGGGCGAGGGCTACCCCCGGCCGCATTACAGCTGGTACCGCAACGACGTGCCACTGCCCACAGATTCCAGGGCCAACCCCCGGTTCCGaaactcctctttcctcttcaacccTGACACGGGCACCCTGGTAAGGTCTCTCAGAAGGGGGGCGGGTGCGCACGTCTGTGTTGTGGGAAGAGCAGTTATTAAGAGTGGGAAGAGCAGTTATTAAGAGACAGTAAACTTTACGAGACAGCAGCTTTGAGCCCCGCACATCGGGGACCCTGCCCTCCCTTTATAGACAGAAAAGTTGTAAGGGGGCCAGGGAAAGGGGGCAGAGCCAAGGGGGGGACAGTGACTGAGGAGGGCGTAGGTGGCCTGGCCGGTGCTGTCCTTGGGACAGAGTCGGGAGGCAGCTGGGACTTACTCCCTGGCCACACGTCTGATGTTGAGGAACTGCTGGCTGCGTTCAGCACGGTCGTGGTGTCGTGGGCACGACTTTTAAAAAGTCCTTCTAGAGACACACAGATGTTCGTGGACGACCCCGTGGTGCGGAGTGAGGCGGCAGTGGGTTGGAGTCGCGGGCACGTGAAGCCCGGCTGCTGCCGGCTCTGGTGCCCCCGGCATGGAGGGGGCTCACTGTGCACCAAGCCCTGTTGTCGGGTCCCCATTCACTCCCAGTCCCCAAACAGGTGTTCAGCGCCATCCACAAGGAGGACTCGGGCCAGTACTACTGCATCGCCTCCAACGACGCGGGCTCAGCCCGCTGCGAGGAGCAGGACATGGAAGTGTGTGAGTGTCTCTGCCGAGCCTTGCCCTGCAGGCCGGCGGGTGCCCCTCAGCTGTGACCGCCCCCCCCCCGTGCGGGCACACGGGCTCTGCCCGGGTCCGGTGGGAGGAGGCGAGGACGCACCAAGGAGCAGCTGGAGGACTGACAGGCTGGTCCTCCTCATCTTGTAACTCTTAACGACGTTCCATGAACTCCATTTCTTTGGTAACTGATAGAATTATCGAGATACAAGGTTCTCCAAAAATGTATCAAGTTTAACCGTTTTGCAGTAGCGGTAAGCTGAAACCCAGGGTTTAGCCCCAGTAATTCTGCCCTGTTCAGGTGCTTCTTTCTCTGGGGGTGTTGGCTCTAAGGGGGGGTTGAGGGCAGGACGGGGTTAGACTTCAGGGCCCCCCTCACCTGTGGAGTCAGCCTCCAGGCGACTCTTCTGGCTGCTGTCAGATTTGGGAAGCTGCTCTCGGCAGGAGGAAGATTCCTGGGCTTTGCCCCAGACCTCTGGACTCTCTATGGATAGAGCTTGGGAACTGACGTTatgaaatcaaaatttcaaagacttatttttaaataacagtgcACTCACATTCAAGAATGCTGTACTAGACAAGGcagaattttttcttccttaggaCTCTGGCTCCTAGCTGTCTTTGTAGTATAACCATGTCGTCCAGTAATAATGTCCCCAGATGATTGTTATGCCCCGCAGGCAGTGCCACACGGCTTTGGCGCAGCGGGTGGGTGTCGTGGCCTGTGGGCGGAGGTGTTCCGGGCCGGGAGGGGCAGGGGCGGCAGGCCGTGTCTTCTGACCCCTTCTCTTCTCCAGATGACCTCAACATTGGCGGGATTATTGGGGGAGTCCTGGTTGTCCTGACTGTACTGGCCCTCATCACAGTGGGCATCTGCTGTGCCTACAGACGTGGCTACTTCATCAACAATAAGCAGAACGGGGAAAGGTGAGCCTGTCCTACCTGCACAAAGCACCAGTGGGCATTTCTGTGGTCCACTGGTGGTCACTCGGCTCCCCTCTGTTTCAGCTACAAGAACCCAGGGAAGCCGGATGGAGTTAACTACATCAGGACGGACGATGAGGTAAGGCAGCCTAGAGGCTGCAGTGTCCCGAGCAGGGAAGATGACATTCCCCTGAGAACCAAGCAGGTCCGTAAAAGAGATTTCTGAGTCACATCCGAAGCGCGAGCCCTCAGCCCTTCCCCTGGCTGTGCGCTCGCGGGGCACTCAGTCCACAGGCCTCGCGGCCTCTCCTCAGAGCCCGCTGTGGGGAAGCGGTGTCAGGCTCCCTTCCCACCGCACACTGGGCCCTGCGTGGCCGCGGGCTGCCCTCTAAGCCAGTGTTGGCCTTGCAGGGCGACTTCAGACACAAGTCCTCGTTCGTGATCTAGACGGCAGCACGGCCGCACGCACACGTGGATACCTCCACGGGGGACCCTGCTGGGAGCAGCCCTGCGAGGGGAGCCAGACGGG
This window encodes:
- the JAM3 gene encoding junctional adhesion molecule C isoform X1, translated to MALRRRPALALLLLLRGCLIGAVNLKSSNRNPVVQEFESVELSCIITDSQTNDPRIEWKKIQDEQTTYVFFDNKIQGDLAGRAELLGKTSLKIWNVTRTDSALYRCEVVARHDRKEIDEIVIELTVQVKPVPPVCRVPRAVPVGKAATLTCQEGEGYPRPHYSWYRNDVPLPTDSRANPRFRNSSFLFNPDTGTLVFSAIHKEDSGQYYCIASNDAGSARCEEQDMEVYDLNIGGIIGGVLVVLTVLALITVGICCAYRRGYFINNKQNGESYKNPGKPDGVNYIRTDDEGDFRHKSSFVI
- the JAM3 gene encoding junctional adhesion molecule C isoform X2, giving the protein MKKGTEDNNRKRDPRGWPSCPCMRPQLLTLPSLPRCVAAWLFGCLIGAVNLKSSNRNPVVQEFESVELSCIITDSQTNDPRIEWKKIQDEQTTYVFFDNKIQGDLAGRAELLGKTSLKIWNVTRTDSALYRCEVVARHDRKEIDEIVIELTVQVKPVPPVCRVPRAVPVGKAATLTCQEGEGYPRPHYSWYRNDVPLPTDSRANPRFRNSSFLFNPDTGTLVFSAIHKEDSGQYYCIASNDAGSARCEEQDMEVYDLNIGGIIGGVLVVLTVLALITVGICCAYRRGYFINNKQNGESYKNPGKPDGVNYIRTDDEGDFRHKSSFVI